tgcaatgtggtaccatgtcagtgaaaaacctcgtcggacaCCTAGGAGTAGATGACAAGAAAGACTACACACTAGTAAGTCAtatcactctcactaggtaaaatcataggaatACCAGTCAAGATCACTCTATTTTGCAAGAACGCTCCAACCATAtaggatcagcataggcttcaaggaacattcaaactaagtgtatttacccccaaggcctacactccgaagagtttGTCAATACctttccctcctgattcaggtctaacccagaaaacattttagcacatagactctatctatgaactgtacgaaatacatgactcctcaattgttctgaaaataattttatctcgtcgcacttcaaagtgattaaactcgtcgcccttaaagggttttAATACTCGTTatgcattaactcgtcgcccttaaaaggtcttacaattgtgtgattgcgtagttcataactcacaatatctcaatacacacaacattcattacacatgtatctcacaattcatcgcatattcaatttatcactcactcacaattttaatcacaatttcatgatcccaatataataatttatcatgctAATCTTGTAATTCTTgtccaaaatacaaacaaattatacgaaaatgtttctcacaacatagggagtaaaacccctcaaacaatttcacataatcatatagaaagaatttcaatacaataagcatcccaaaataaactccaattagatcctctaaggatctctattcatgttcattctaatcccaattgcgataaactcatctcttacctctaagtgggctcacgtgtgtagttcAACAGTGATAACAACATATCTAGGGTTTgtctaagattcctcaagttttccCTCTAATTGTTCTATTAGGATTTCCAAGTGTTagagagaagaaagagagattgaagcctccatttcaTTGTCTCCATGCGAGGGATGTTTCTCTCTCCATAGACTTTATTTCGCAAATTCCAACGGTGAAAGTGTGAAAAATTGAGTTTCGAATCTTGTATTCAAATTTCAtgatgatccaatggttaataAATCTGGAATTATAGTTTTACTTAAACATATTTAGGTGTATGCGAGAAAAAGAAAGTTGTGATGCGAATGACATTTATCTCAATTTAGACACTATTTCGTACATACAAACTTTGGAAATGTGTGAAAATGAATTCCGAACCTAGTGTTTGAATTTCACGATGATTCGATGGTTAACAAGTCtgagatcgtagttttactatGACAAGTTTGAATGTATGCGAGAAAAATAGAGGATTTCGAGAGAAGGTGAAGAGAAAATGGAttttgagaggaagagaaatGTAGAGACATATCATAATGGTAgactaatatgtctctatttatatctAGGGTactctcagcctattattttttttttattttataagaacaaattctattttacttcctattaaatgaataaataattttttttattttctaagaacatatttagtttatttaccttaaaaccgttattttaattaataaaactatttcttcttatttatttaattgcaaCAACatcattattttcctaaaaatttattcattattaaataaaatcatttttaatttattttacaaaaaataagatattacaGAATCATGTTTCTGATGGATTAAGTGGGGACGAAAAAGATATATACAACAAAACTTGATTCTgctgtatatattttttttacccccACTTAATCAATGAAAACACGATTCTGTTGACAAATAcacaatgaaattttatttccgTTGTGTTTTTTTGCATCCCCTTTGCACAAATTTtggttcttaattttttttcaccctcacCAATGCAGTAGAAATACACAATGCGGGGAAGGGTATTTTTGGAAATTGAAAATGTTGGTGGGGTGAATAGTGATGAGGTCGGGACCAATAGTAATTTCCAGACAACAATCGTAGCCCAAGCCAGCCAGCGCATACAGGCCGATACGAGCCCAAATCCACTTCAGGCCTGTTTATGGCCCAacagttctctctctctctctctctctctctgtgcgCTTGTGGAACTGTGTTCCTTTATTGTCTTCACTCGCAGCTAATTCATCATTGGTGAGTGGTGACATAAATAAGCATTTGCCTACGTTGTTCGTGTTGGATGCTTCCAACTTCTCATTGGTAAGTTCAGATTGTAACATGATTCtgttctctccctctccccaaAAGTGCTTGTAACTATTTTATGAATACGAAGGGTGCTCAATATGTTTGCATTAACGCATACCCTTTTCTTGTTTTCCCCGTTTCATATTGGATTAAGCGCCAAATTTTCCGAATTTGCATTATGGTATTGCTAGTTGGAATTGCATTGCTTCTGGGTCTCTTCCTCGCTGTTCTTCTATTCAACCCACGACACCGTAAATCTGGTTCTGTTCATTTTGATGTGATCTATGTCatgctatgtttttttttgaaatttgggCGTGCATGATAATGTACTGTGTGTATTTACGTTAGTTCTCTGCATCATTCTCAGGGCACAAGGGAAAAGCTCAAGCCAGTTTAAACGATAATAaggtatttatttattgtagctTAGTGCTTTTTCTAGCATTTGTTcttccccccctttttttttgctgtGAATTCTGCTGCTTTTACCATAGGTGATAAATTAGAATAGAATCATTACTAGTGCAATCTATTTCTGGCTTTGTTTGAATACATTGTGGATCTAGGTGAAACTGAAAGAAAATAAGTCATTTAATGTCTTGTTTCAGTTGTCTAAGCAATTGGTGAAGTGGGTTTCTTAGGATTTGGTGTCATACGAGTGTTTTGCTCAATGCTCATACCCCACAAGAATGAAAACTTGTGTTAATGGTGAAGAATGCTTGCAAAATATtcgttaaaagttaaaattctcTTTTCAACTTATAGAAGGTGGCCAGGCATGTTGTGGGTCCTACACGGGATTTCACCCAATAATAAGAGTGTTGAAAAGAGTTTGTCAATGAGAATGTCGCTTGAATTCCTCCTAAATGATGTGGCTTTATCTTTTTTGTGAAAGACTTATTTCTTAAGTGAGGTGAGCACAATCTTAAAGCAGGCCTTTGATCATAGTGTGATTCTGAGAGTAAAGATCAGAGTTTTACCATTTTTGCTTTGAGGAATTAACTTTTGGGAGGCTATCCTTCAGAACCTTGCTTATTGAGTGGAATCATCATCTATCCTGCTTGCACGTTGGCTAATATTTTAGCATTTAAAAAGTCGACTATCATTTTTATCATACTATAGGAGCTAGGTTAGTAAGATGGAAATAAACTTACCTTGAGCTACATGCCAAACGTTGGTCATGGTGAACTAATTTGATTGGACTGGAAGTAAATGTATCTATAATTGGAGCTAATAATAGCTAGTGAACAAAATTGGGAGGGttgattcaaacagaaaatttTGTGTTCTTTAGTCGTGTGATAAATTGTATCTAATTGTTATCATTTATTATCTACTGTATTTTGCTTGTAGGCATCAAAGTCCTAcagtaaaacagaaatttcATTGCATAACAAGAGAACAGATTGTTGGATAATCATCAAGAACAAGGTATGGGCTTTTTATTGGTGTTTCATATTAAGTTCCTTACAAATGTGTGCTACTCCTTTGGTTTAAAACCAAATAGTATTTCCATATTAAATATTCTGATTACCATTCAATCCTACCTATGCTACATTATTTGTTTTTGGCACAATAGTGACAATTAGATTTGAACCTATAACCTCATGGAAAGTATCCAAGCTATCAGTTCATCACTAGCCCAATGCTAGTGGCTTGACTACATCAGTTGCTCATGTTATGATTTGGCATTTTTACCACTGTAAGTGATAcatagtttacatttcttgggGTTTCATCCCACTGTAGGTATATGATGTTACCTCATATGTGGAAGAACATCCAGGTGGTGATGCCATTCTTGCACATGCGGGAGATGATTCAACTGAAGGATTTTTTGGGTATTCATTTGTTCCTTTTGCCCATTGCTGATTGCTTATCTCTACTGAGTACTGAAGATTTTTGTCTGAATTTACctgtattatatatttgttttcttaatatatattttttctcaaatttgccgataaaatatttcttgtttCCGACCTGG
The Glycine max cultivar Williams 82 chromosome 16, Glycine_max_v4.0, whole genome shotgun sequence genome window above contains:
- the LOC100527821 gene encoding cytochrome B5-like protein-like isoform X3, coding for MNTKGAQYVCINAYPFLVFPVSYWIKRQIFRICIMVLLVGIALLLGLFLAVLLFNPRHRHKGKAQASLNDNKASKSYSKTEISLHNKRTDCWIIIKNKVYDVTSYVEEHPGGDAILAHAGDDSTEGFFGPQHATRVFDMIEDFCIGDLEQ
- the LOC100527821 gene encoding cytochrome B5-like protein-like isoform X1, yielding MNTKGAQYVCINAYPFLVFPVSYWIKRQIFRICIMVLLVGIALLLGLFLAVLLFNPRHRKSGHKGKAQASLNDNKASKSYSKTEISLHNKRTDCWIIIKNKVYDVTSYVEEHPGGDAILAHAGDDSTEGFFGNHLYYSL
- the LOC100527821 gene encoding cytochrome B5-like protein-like isoform X2, coding for MVLLVGIALLLGLFLAVLLFNPRHRKSGHKGKAQASLNDNKASKSYSKTEISLHNKRTDCWIIIKNKVYDVTSYVEEHPGGDAILAHAGDDSTEGFFGPQHATRVFDMIEDFCIGDLEQ